The Lewinellaceae bacterium nucleotide sequence TGTATGGGGATAATTTTTCATCCCTAAATCGGACTTAGTTTTACCTCAGTTGAAAACCGTGAATGCTTTGGCGTTTGGTTTGGGGATTGTTTACCAATTCTACATCCAGTGTACAGTTTTCAAACTGCAAGGCATGTTTTTCCATCTGATGGCTTGCATTCAGGGCCATTTGACCTTTCAGCTGTGAGCCAATGAATGCTCCGGTTTCCTTAAGGTTGAGCATTAATTCTTTGATCAGATCTAATCCGTTGGTTGAATTTCTTTTATTCAATAAACCAACTGAAAGTGCGAGATTAATTTTTTGGTTGTTCATTTCAAATATGTTTTAGGATGTCAGTTCTTGTCAATTGTTGTGGTTAAAACCTTTCTTAGAGGCGATATGTTGCTTGTCAAATTTTAAATAATTGTTAAAAGTTGTTATCATGTATTAAAATGTCGCCGAAACATCTCTTTTGATGCCTTCCACCACTATATCCCCTAACTTGGGTAAATGTTACCCTGATTTAATTATTTTTTCAAAATAGTTTAAAACCATTTACTTTAATGACGGCTGGATCCCAAAAAAGTTACGGGTTACGGAATCATTAAGCATCCCGTAACCCGCAAGTTTATATCTTCAATAAAAAATTACTTCTTAAAAAGGAGGAGCCACTGGTTTATTGTCCAGAATCACTTCAATTTGTTGCGCCACCTCCGGCGTGATCTTATCCACAACCTCGAGGGCTTTTAGGTTTTCCTCCAAATGATGCACTTTTGAAGCGCCCAGGATAACTGTACTTACGTCAGGATTTTTCAGGCACCAGGCCAGGGCCAGTTGAGGCAGTTTGGTCCCGAGCTCTTTAGCCAGGCCATTCAGGCTCCTTGCCTTCTCTATGCGACTTTCGGTCAGGGCATTGTCCTTCAACCACTCCAGGCCTTCCATGCCCAGCCGGGTATCCTTTGGAAAACCATCCAGGTATTTATCCGTCAACACTCCGGAAGCCAGGGGAGACCAAATAGTGGTGCCAAGCCCTACCGTTTTAAAAATCTGGCTGTACTCGACTTCAACTTTATCCCGATGAAACATATTGTATTGAGGCTGCTCCATCGTCGGGCCGATCAATCGCAAATCACGGGCAACCATGTGGGCTTCCATAATCTCCTGGGCAGACCATTCTGAAGTGCCCCAATAGAGCACTTTCCCTTGTTGAATGAGGTGGTTCATGGCCCATACGGTTTCTTCGATGGGCGTATTTTTATCCGGCCTGTGGCAGAAGAACAGATCGAGGTAATCGACCTGCAAGCGCTTTAGGGCCGCATCACAGGCTTCGAAAATATGTTTCCTGCTCAACCCCGTTTGATTGGGCAACCGACGTCCGTCCCCAAAAAACACTTTGCTGGAGACGAGGAAAGAGGTTCTGTCCCAGCCCAGTTTTTTGAGGATTTTCCCCATGACGATTTCCGACTGCCCGCGTGCATAAATTTCAGCGTTGTCAAAAAAATTCACCCCGTTGTCGTAGGCTTTGATCATGAGTTCCTCAGCAACCTCGTCACTGATCTGTTTTCCAAAGGTAAGCCATGACCCCAGGGATAAGGCACTCACCTGAAGGCCTGATTTGCCAAGTCTGTTGTATTGCATTATATTTTGTTTTTGAATTTTAGTTATTCTAATAACAGCCAATACATTACCTTGTTCAACGCCAAAGCACTATATCTCCCGTGATGGTCTTTTCATTGCCGTCTCTCAGTTTCACTTTAACCAGGAATACAAAAACACCGCTGTTCAAAGGTTTCCCGTCCAGGTTGCCGTCCCAACCCATTCCCTCGGTATTGGGCAGGAAATTTTTGGCCTCGTGCATCATCCCACCCCAGCGGTTGAAAACCTGGAACAAAAGCACTTTCGTCACGTGTTTTTCACTAAAATAAGGCATGAAAAAATCATTTACCATATCTCCGTCGGGGGTAAAGATGGTAGGAATATAATAATCGATCTCTTCCTTGATGGTAACTTCTATACTTGAAAAAGACTTGCAACCAAATACATCCGTAACCTGCACAAAATAGAGTCCCCCGGCCAATGCCGTATGAATGGGGTTCAGACAATCCGTGCAACTTAGATTCGTCGAGGGAGCCCAGATTACCGAAGCCAGGAGGGATTCCGGGAAATTGAGCTGCAACATCAATTCATGTTGTTCATTCGGAAGCACCTCAACGGTCTCCGGCAACTCAAACATGCGTTCATATAATGTGGGCATGATAAATTCCTGCTCCAACTGACAGCCATTTGCATCTTCAATGGCCAGCGCGTAATGCTCTCCGACATTCAGGGTTTCAAATAAAGAAGCATCCTGAAAATTGCCGCCGTTCACGGAATACAGGTAGGGAGGCGTTCCACCATTTGCAGAGAGTATTAGTTCGCTTTCCATCAACCCGTCACAATCCACCGTCACGCCACTTAACGGAGCTGGTTCCGAAAGCATAATGGCATATTGCTCGGCACAGCCAACCGTATCCAGCACCGAAAGCCAGTACATGCCTGCCGCCAGGCTATCGATAAAAGAAAGACTTCCGAGATTATCACTCCAATTCAATAAAAATGGAGGATTGGCCCCGGTAATGGCCACTTTAATGGAACCATTTGAAAAACCGGAGCAACTGATATCCACCGAGGTTATATCGGCGTCAATTTCCATAATATCAAGGGTTGCCGCCCCAAGGAAATCCCCACTACAAACCTGATCCGACATATAAATCAATTCATAGGTACCTTCTTCAACAGCCGGCAACAAAAAAGATTGGCTCATGATGTCGGTAACAGGATTTTGTTCCACCCCATCGATGGTATAGCTGAAATCAAAGGGTGGAATGCCCGAAAAGTTTATTTGAAAATAGGCGGTATCCCCTTCACAAACGCGTTCGTCTCCCTCCAACATACCAAAAGGCACTTCAGTGATTTGAATCAAACAGGTATCAACGGCAAAATGGCCGCAGTCATCAAAAACCGTGACCGAATAATGGGTATTCCCGATTCCGGCAATATTTATTCCCGGGGTCCCTTCCCCCGTACTCCAAAGATAGGTGTAAGGTGGATTGCCTCCGGATACCACAGGAGTATGCTGTACACTTTCTCCACTGCAAACGTAAATATCCTGCAGATCCACCTCAACGGGTACGGGATCAACGATCAGCATAACTGCTGAATCTGCATAACAGGCACATGGAATATCGAGAATCACGGCCAGTGATTCTCCTGATTCCGGCAACCCGTCATTCAAGGCCTCCACCGGAACAGAAATGGAAGAAGCCCCTGCAGGGATAACAGCCGTTAGTGGAATAGCCGCAAAATCAACCCCTTCGGTAGCTGTATTTTGATTGGACAGGTAATAATTTACCGTCAGGGGAAATTCGGTGGAAGCATCCTGCTGCCGCTCAAAAAGAAAATAGGCATCATCACAACCTTCCGTTAATAACTGCTGACCGCTCACCGGATTACCAACCGAACTTACCTTGATCCGGCCGCCCAGGTTGAAACTTCCTGCTTCCAGGAATACGGCAGAATCATAAAAATTATCGTTTACATCTCCTATCACCATCCTGATATGGTAGACATCACATGGATTAACCTTAAGCGTAGCGGTCAAAACGGTAGTAAATCCGTCGTATTCAATATTACTCTGTTGGGAAGGGATGAAAGACACCCCACATTCATCAGCATTGTCCTGCCTTTCATTTCCTGTAAAAAAGGCAGCATTGGTATTTCTATTCACAGAATTTATGGCCACAAAATCCGTTGTCCCCGGAATCAGGGCAACATTTTCTGCATCCCCCGTGAACCCGCCGGAAACGCCCGGGCCGCTGACAAAAAAACCAAAAACATCATTGTACTCACTTCCGACGAATTCGCAATATTCCTCGGAAGCAAAAACATACCGGAACGTCACAAAAGAATCAAGGGGCACAAAATCAAAGGTGATGCCCACCGCATCATAAACGCCTTCAATAGCAATTAAATTGAGGTCCATATCCCCGGAGTTGTCAAAAAAGTTCCCACTTACGTCAGAAGCACTGTTGGGGCCTTCAGCATTGGAAATGTCGCCTGTGGCAAGGATAATGCCATCTTCCAGCCCGATAATGTCTGTTCCGCTTGAAAAATAACCGATACCGTTACCATTCCCCACCGACTGAACATTGGTAATCGTCTCACAGACTCCATCAGCAAATACATCCTTAACCAATTCTTCCACCGAATATGCCTTATTGGTATTGATTCCGCTGAAAACGGCTTCATTAACTATTTCCACAGTCTGATGATTTCTCTCATTATCGGGGGAAACGAGAAAAAGAGAAAATATAGTCGTGAAAAATGCAACAAAATGAAGTCTCATAAAGTATAACAATACTGTACCATTTTAAGTATTCATATTATAAAAAGCCGGCAAGTTTTGTTATCCTATTTAATCCGGAACTCACCATAGCCAGTAATTGACGTCTTCTAAATTCAGCCCCTGATTTATTGAACATTTATTAAAAAAAAAGAGACAAATATCAAATTTAACTTATTCCTAATGTGTAAGGCTTTATGAACTGGAAAGCGTTTCAAATTTAAAAAAATATTCGGAGATTGTCTGACAAATAGTGAAAATTATAATATCTTCGCTTAAGAATCACATCAACAATCACACCGGTTTTTCAAAAGACCAAGGCTTTACCTCAGGTAATTTTATCCTTTTATTTCAAATAATCAAATTACGGTTATTGTCATGCTTATGTTTATAAATTATTACGGTTATCTAAATCAAAAAAAAATGATCCCTATGTTCATTAAAAGATTAATTCCAATTGTTTTTTTCTTTGCTTTCACTGGTGCCAACTTATTGCATGCGGAGGAATATCCATGCCTTCAGGACGTTACCATTTCGACTTCCTCGGGAGCCACTTCCTTAATGTCCTGCCAGGGTGATATCGTGAATGGACTGGTCAAGTTCAAAACCAGTACTCAAGGCATGCCTTTTGCTTATGTAGTAGTTGATGAAGACGGTACCATTTTGTTGGTTTCGCTGAACAGTACCCTAAATTTAAGCCCTTTCCAGAACGGAGCTTATCGGGTTTATGCATTTTCTTTCATGGGATCCCTGTTGGCGGAAGTGGGCGACAACATTTTTACGGATGACCTTGCGTCCTACTGTTATGAACTTACGGTAAATTACATTACGCTCAACAGCGGGGCTCCAGAAGCAGGAGCCATTGCCACAGACAGTCCTACGCTTGTTTGTGTCGGGGATGGAAATCCAGATCTCGTCAACCTCACCAATACAGGCGGTGGAGACAGTTATGCCTATTTTGTAACCGATCAGGATAACACTATTGTAGCCATTTCCATAGATGGAGTTTTTGATATGGATACTTACCAGGAGGGAACCTACTTTCTATGGGGATTTTCCCATTTCGGTAACCTGACGGCCCAGGTGGGCATGAACATCACAGAAGACGAACTGGCTGATGGCTGTAGCAGCTTTTCCGAAGGATTCATTGCCATTACCGCCTCCAATCCTGATGGTGGAATGGTTTCTCTTGACGATGGAAGTGATTCCTATGATATCTGCGACGGAACGAATGCTGATATTCTGACCTTTAATTTTACAACTTCATCCCAGGCCGGGTACACTTTGGTTCAGGTAGATGAGAACGGCATCATCCTTGCCGTTTTAAACAACAATACACTGCCCGCAAGCGAGGTGCCTTTTGGAACGACCTACGTGCGCGGAATCTCCTTTACAGGAAACGGAACCATAACAGCCGGGCAGGATATCTACAGCTCCCTGAGTGATGATTGTTATGAAATTTCTACAAACGCCGTAACCTTGTTCAAAGAGGTTTATCAGGGCGGAATCGTTAGCCTCGATAACGGAGATACTGAAATTACCCTTTGTGTAGCCAATGGAGAACCGGACTTGCTGAATTTCGTCTCCACCGGTGTTTCCGGCGGAAGTTCTTTCACTTTTGTGATCACTGATGACCAGCACAATATCCTCGATTTTTCCACCAACGGAAGCTATGACTTCGATACGGCTCCACAGGGAACATGCCTGATTTGGGCACTCACCTATGATGGCAACCTGCTTGTAGAAATAGGGGACAACTTGGACGGAACCGAGCTGGCCGATGCCTGTTACGGGCTGAGCAGCAACTTCATTACGGTCAATAGGCAGGCAGTCAATGGAGGTACCATTGCTTTTGAGATCAATGGAGAAGATTATTATGAATATTGCAGCACAGATGGCAACGTGGAATTTTATTTTACCAATACAAGTGCCATTGGAGATAATTTCCGCTATGTCGTTACCGATGCGGCAGGCAATATCACAGGAATTCACCCCATAGGGACTTCAGTCAGTCCTACGGGTGTTTTTTCTTATACACGTTATATTTACTGGCTTTCCTTCAGCGGTCCTGATTTCACAGGAGATGAGATCGCTGCACTCTCCGGCCAAAACCTCGAAACGGCTGTGTTAAGGGATGGATGTTATCAATTATCGTCCAACCGTGCCACGCTGGAGGTTTCTTACGTTGACGGAGGAAGCATTCAACTGGAAGGCGGACAAACCTCTGCTGTCGTTTGTGGCAGCGATATTAACAACGGACTCCTTACCTTTGAAACCACTACCAATTCTATTGAAAATCAAGCGCTTCTCCTGACAGATGCCAATAACAATATCATCACTTTCCTCACTGGAAACACCGTGAATTTTAACGCTGCAGCGCTTGGAGATTACAAAGTATGGAATGTTTCCTACACAGGTGACCTGACTGGTGAGATCAACGATCCCGCCGCCGAGGTGGCTCTTTCGGATGGTTGTTATGACTTGTCTGACAATTTCGTGGAAATTTTAGTTGCCGAAGTGAACGGAGGCACGGTATCTACCCTTGACGGAGATACTTTCCTCATGCTTTGCCCCGATGGAGAAGTTCCTGAAAGCCTTAATTTCACGAACCAGAATGCCATTGGAAATGGCTATGCCTACATATTGACAGATGAAACGGGAACCATCATTTCCCAAATTGACGGCAACACTTTTGAGTTCATTTCCCTTCCTATCGCAGGTATCCTGCAGTTCTGGGGGGTAGCCTATACCGGCACGCTTGAGGTGCCCTTTGGAGAGTCTATTTCTACTGCTGTATTTTCAGATGAATGTTATGAACTTTCTGAAAACCATGTAGAAATTATTTATGAAAACGCCCAGGCGGGCACCCTTACCGTTAATGGCGGTCAGACCGAATTGTCGATTTGTGTGGGCGACGGGAATCCAGACCTCATCCAATTTGAAGTATTAGATGCCACACATCTCAATTACGTTTATGTGGTGACGGATGTAGAGGACTATATCATCGGCGTATTGCTTCAAGACAGTTTTGATTTTGACAATGCCGTGGGTGGTCCTGCCAGAATATACGGTCTTTCTTATTCAGGGAATCTAAACCTCTTTCCAGGGGATAATATCAATGATTTTCCAGCCAGTGATGATTGCTGGGATTACACGGATGAATTTGTGCTGTTGAACAAAAACGCAGTAGATGGCGGCGTCGTTTATACCGATTTCACAGAAGAGGTGATCTATGTTTGCGCCGGCGATGATAATCCCGATGTGATCACTTTCCACAACAGCAGCAATGCCGACGAGGCAGGTTATCAATACGTGCTTACTACAGCTGACAATCTGATCCTCTCGTTTTTAACCGGAAATGAACAGGACTTTGAAAATACAGGATTCACGACCCTCAGGGTTTGGGGCGTTTCCTATACAGGCAACTTTAATATGGCCTTTGGATCCTTCATCGACCAGGTCGAATTATCCGATGAATGTTATACCCTTTCCGACAACTTTATTACCATTGTCAGAGATTTACCCGAAGGTGGTGACGTTTCGACAACTGATGGGGAAACGGTGCTCCAGGTTTGCATTGGTGCCGGATCAGGTATTGTGGAAATGGCCACAACAAGCACCTCTGTTTCAGGATATGTTTACCTTTTATTGGACGAAACGGGAGTGATCCTGGAGGTCAACCAAAACGGAAATATAGACTTCAACCCATTGGCTCCCGGATTATACCGCATTTACGGCCTTTCTTATACCGGAGAACTGTATGCCGCCCCGGGAATGCTGGCTACCCAGGTGGTACTCGCAGGAAGTTGTTATTATTTGTCCAACAACTTTGTTGAAGTCACCCGCTCAGAACCAGTAGACGGAGGTACGATAGCTGTAATAGGCAGCGATGAAACGACTTTCTACACCTGCCCGGACGACGGCATTTCCGACCTGATTATACTTACCACCACCAGTACGATTCCTGGTTACCGTTATATCATTACGGATGCCAATAACATTGTCACCATTCCACAAATTATAGGCCCTGCGATCGATTTCAATTCGTCAGATTCTGGTGAATTCCGTATTTACGGTATTTCATTC carries:
- a CDS encoding choice-of-anchor L domain-containing protein is translated as MEIVNEAVFSGINTNKAYSVEELVKDVFADGVCETITNVQSVGNGNGIGYFSSGTDIIGLEDGIILATGDISNAEGPNSASDVSGNFFDNSGDMDLNLIAIEGVYDAVGITFDFVPLDSFVTFRYVFASEEYCEFVGSEYNDVFGFFVSGPGVSGGFTGDAENVALIPGTTDFVAINSVNRNTNAAFFTGNERQDNADECGVSFIPSQQSNIEYDGFTTVLTATLKVNPCDVYHIRMVIGDVNDNFYDSAVFLEAGSFNLGGRIKVSSVGNPVSGQQLLTEGCDDAYFLFERQQDASTEFPLTVNYYLSNQNTATEGVDFAAIPLTAVIPAGASSISVPVEALNDGLPESGESLAVILDIPCACYADSAVMLIVDPVPVEVDLQDIYVCSGESVQHTPVVSGGNPPYTYLWSTGEGTPGINIAGIGNTHYSVTVFDDCGHFAVDTCLIQITEVPFGMLEGDERVCEGDTAYFQINFSGIPPFDFSYTIDGVEQNPVTDIMSQSFLLPAVEEGTYELIYMSDQVCSGDFLGAATLDIMEIDADITSVDISCSGFSNGSIKVAITGANPPFLLNWSDNLGSLSFIDSLAAGMYWLSVLDTVGCAEQYAIMLSEPAPLSGVTVDCDGLMESELILSANGGTPPYLYSVNGGNFQDASLFETLNVGEHYALAIEDANGCQLEQEFIMPTLYERMFELPETVEVLPNEQHELMLQLNFPESLLASVIWAPSTNLSCTDCLNPIHTALAGGLYFVQVTDVFGCKSFSSIEVTIKEEIDYYIPTIFTPDGDMVNDFFMPYFSEKHVTKVLLFQVFNRWGGMMHEAKNFLPNTEGMGWDGNLDGKPLNSGVFVFLVKVKLRDGNEKTITGDIVLWR
- a CDS encoding T9SS type A sorting domain-containing protein, whose protein sequence is MFIKRLIPIVFFFAFTGANLLHAEEYPCLQDVTISTSSGATSLMSCQGDIVNGLVKFKTSTQGMPFAYVVVDEDGTILLVSLNSTLNLSPFQNGAYRVYAFSFMGSLLAEVGDNIFTDDLASYCYELTVNYITLNSGAPEAGAIATDSPTLVCVGDGNPDLVNLTNTGGGDSYAYFVTDQDNTIVAISIDGVFDMDTYQEGTYFLWGFSHFGNLTAQVGMNITEDELADGCSSFSEGFIAITASNPDGGMVSLDDGSDSYDICDGTNADILTFNFTTSSQAGYTLVQVDENGIILAVLNNNTLPASEVPFGTTYVRGISFTGNGTITAGQDIYSSLSDDCYEISTNAVTLFKEVYQGGIVSLDNGDTEITLCVANGEPDLLNFVSTGVSGGSSFTFVITDDQHNILDFSTNGSYDFDTAPQGTCLIWALTYDGNLLVEIGDNLDGTELADACYGLSSNFITVNRQAVNGGTIAFEINGEDYYEYCSTDGNVEFYFTNTSAIGDNFRYVVTDAAGNITGIHPIGTSVSPTGVFSYTRYIYWLSFSGPDFTGDEIAALSGQNLETAVLRDGCYQLSSNRATLEVSYVDGGSIQLEGGQTSAVVCGSDINNGLLTFETTTNSIENQALLLTDANNNIITFLTGNTVNFNAAALGDYKVWNVSYTGDLTGEINDPAAEVALSDGCYDLSDNFVEILVAEVNGGTVSTLDGDTFLMLCPDGEVPESLNFTNQNAIGNGYAYILTDETGTIISQIDGNTFEFISLPIAGILQFWGVAYTGTLEVPFGESISTAVFSDECYELSENHVEIIYENAQAGTLTVNGGQTELSICVGDGNPDLIQFEVLDATHLNYVYVVTDVEDYIIGVLLQDSFDFDNAVGGPARIYGLSYSGNLNLFPGDNINDFPASDDCWDYTDEFVLLNKNAVDGGVVYTDFTEEVIYVCAGDDNPDVITFHNSSNADEAGYQYVLTTADNLILSFLTGNEQDFENTGFTTLRVWGVSYTGNFNMAFGSFIDQVELSDECYTLSDNFITIVRDLPEGGDVSTTDGETVLQVCIGAGSGIVEMATTSTSVSGYVYLLLDETGVILEVNQNGNIDFNPLAPGLYRIYGLSYTGELYAAPGMLATQVVLAGSCYYLSNNFVEVTRSEPVDGGTIAVIGSDETTFYTCPDDGISDLIILTTTSTIPGYRYIITDANNIVTIPQIIGPAIDFNSSDSGEFRIYGISFNGNSLVSFGMNILEDPISDNCYTTSANYITMIVGEPVGGTVTSDQGDEVTLVVGDGEPDVLTFSNSEASTTPYVYVITDEGNAILGFVDGDTHDFEGASPGICRIWGVAYTGGILAAVGDTLTQVSFSDDCYSLSDNYVTLNRTDNTEGATGAKSASNTQNAFINLTTYPNPATEVFTASFKMEDEVPGRAEILIVNLNGQIVHKMPVTTMPGQNEIQVNIGDLRPGLYMLHIRNDREHQSIRFSKQ
- a CDS encoding aldo/keto reductase, with protein sequence MQYNRLGKSGLQVSALSLGSWLTFGKQISDEVAEELMIKAYDNGVNFFDNAEIYARGQSEIVMGKILKKLGWDRTSFLVSSKVFFGDGRRLPNQTGLSRKHIFEACDAALKRLQVDYLDLFFCHRPDKNTPIEETVWAMNHLIQQGKVLYWGTSEWSAQEIMEAHMVARDLRLIGPTMEQPQYNMFHRDKVEVEYSQIFKTVGLGTTIWSPLASGVLTDKYLDGFPKDTRLGMEGLEWLKDNALTESRIEKARSLNGLAKELGTKLPQLALAWCLKNPDVSTVILGASKVHHLEENLKALEVVDKITPEVAQQIEVILDNKPVAPPF